GTCGATGATTTCTACAAAATGCATTTCCTCAATAAAAAGAGTCTTGAGTTGTGGAAGTTGCCCAAGTGTGGGCAAGATGCTACATTGGTCGCATCTTAGCAAGTGAATGCTAGTCAAGTTACACACTGGGCTAGTAATCCAACTTGGAAACTCAGCGCCACCATATCCTGTTATTTGCAACTCTTCTAAATTCTCATGGGGTTTCAGGCCTCTGAGTATCTTTTTTGATTGATTGGCCGAGTATCTGTTCCATTCAAGCTCTATCCTTCTAAGGAATGGCTTGTTTCTCAACACGGATTCCATTGCTTCTCCCTCAAAACTTACATTTTCAAGATTCGTGAGACAAATTGATCCCTGAAGGTActtcatgttcttcaactctGTAACTCGATACCCATCTTTTTTACCAACAATAAACGCAGGAAGAGTACGGAGATTAGTCAGCTTCCCTATGTTAGGAGGCATAGAAGTCAAACTCTTTATGTCAACCTCGAGGTGTAGTAGATGAGtcaagttttttatttttttgggtaaTTGAAGAAGCAGAGGACATGGATCAGCTTTGAGGAACTGTAACATATTCAGGTCACTCGTGGATGCAGGAAACTCTTGGATATCTGTCTTGGAGACATCAAGTAGCCTGAGGtgtttcaaatttccaattgaCTCTGGCAGCTCATTAGTATCAGTTCCACTCAAGTTGAGTACTCGTAAAGATTGTAGTTTGAGGAAAAGGGTATAACTGAGTTGGCCAATACTCATGTTCTCACGCAGGGAAAGGATTGTCCTAAGTCCCTCTGAATATCTTTCTATATCCTTCCATATTGGTGTCGGAATACTTGAACCAAGTAAAGAAAGATGTCGAGAATTTCTATATCGAGCAGTGAAACTTGCAGGAGTCATTGCAGAACTTGAACCACCTTTGACGTTGCAGAATGAAAAAGCACCAACAAACTGTTCATCTAGCTGAAGATACATGTCGGAGCCTATAAGCTGAGCATAACGGTGGACAAACTCATGCATTCTGTACATCGGTGGATCTTGGTCAAATGGGTGGTATATTTGAAGGATAGATTGGGACAATACATTTTCGAAGAAATAATTTCCAAGTTCTTCCAAGATTGAATACTCTGAGCAATCTGAATACTGGAACCCTGCAACTTGAGGTTTGACATAACCCTCTGCCAACCATAAGCGGATCAAATCATCCTTCTTATAATCGTACTCTTCAGGGAAGAGAGAAAAGTAAGGGTAACAATTTTTCAGAAAGAATGAAAGATCAGAATAATTCAATCTTAAAGTTGGAAAGATTAGATCTCTGAATTCTGGCATGATCCACAAGTCTTCAATAATAGGCCAACTATGGTCTTGTTTCAAGGAGAACTGGTGTGCAATGATATTTGCTATCAATGGCAAGCCCTTGCAAAATTTCTCTGCTATCTGAACTGCAATCGCCTCTGACATACTTCTCCCACAACGTGTTCGCTTGTTGAAAGCAGCTAAAACTGCCTTTTTTTGCAGGATCAAACCACAATCTTCATCAGACATTTGTTGCAAGTAGTAGGAAGCAGTGGAGATGCTGCTAAGAGAAGTAATTGTAGTGGCAACCTTTGGGTTGCGCGTGGTAATGAGAATGCCAAACACACAGGATGGATCGAGGAGCAGAGATTGGAAATCTTCCCAATCTTGAGGCTTCCCGAAATTGCACAAGTCGTCCAGCACGATGAGAACCTTTCTTTCCTTGCACAACCTCTGAAACAACCGTGCATATTGCTGCTCAGGGAATGCAGGAGAGGGAATTGAGTTGACATCTTGGATTTGCTCAAGCTGCAGGTCTAGGAGCATCGAACCCAAAACCTTCATCATATTAAAATCCCCTGATACAGAGACCCATAATCTGTGATCAAAATAATGATGGATTCTTGAATCATTCTTGATCACATGAGCTAGCGTAGTTTTCCCCACCCCAAACATCCCTGTTATAATAACTGCACTGCTGCTGCACGAATGCAGAAGCAGTTGGATAATATTTTCTTTATCTTGCTTTCTTCGGAAGCTTTCATCATCAGGTACAATCATCGGCTCTTTGACCACAGCGAGATATCTCTCATTACTGACTCCATGGCTTCTTGCAGTAAACTGATCTGATATATTTGTTAAAGAATTCAGATTCCTTTGCAGATCACGGATTTTAGAAGACAAACCCCATTTTGTCCAGTAAGACCTTAAAAATCCAGCATCCCCCTTCTGATAAAACTCAAGTTTGAGACATTCAGTAAAATCTTCAGTCTCATAGCAAGCTCTCCTAATATCAGCCACCCAGTCCTGGTGTAGCTTGCTTGATACCAGGTCCCAGCCATCTACATTATCAAGCAAGGACTGAGCTTTTATGTAAGTCGCCTCGAGGTTTTTAAGCTCTTCCTCCACATCAGAAGAATATGCAAGAGCAATTGTATCCGCAGCTGAAGCTTTGATCTTGTCCACCAACTCCTGCAGTAGTGATGATACGACGAACCCAGAAACAAATTCTAAGGCCATTATTTCCAGAAAATTGAGAATGAAGGAGATGGTATGTGTCACAAAAAGAGAGGCAAGGGAAATGACCAACTACCCACTAGGATGCTATCATTTCTGGTGGGAACTCATGGCTGTCGTGGAACAAGTGGAGGAAAAAGGTAGGAACTTTCAGCATGAAAGTCATTAGtctttaataaactgaaaatgaCTGGCAATGAAGCCAGTGACAACAACAGTAAATAAGAAATTTGAGCAGACTTTTGGAACTTTAGTCTTTTGTCTTTCCACGGTCCTACCATCACcttgattttgtgatttttaCATTATGATCTGTTTTCTCAATCTCTTACAACAACTTCAAATTTAGaaactaataaaaaaaacttatctTATTACAAAAAAACAATCCAATAACAAAAACAGTATGTTCAAAATTCTTTTTGTGAAATTTGAAGTACTTGTGTGTTCCAgttagaaaataaaagaaaaggaaaacacGATTCGCTTGACTACTGAAGGGAATTTTTTTGTCACTGAGTATTCCTTTTAAAACTTGGTTGACTTAATGATTGTCACATGCAAGAGTATAAGAAAATGTAGAGTGTGGTTTTTTTTAGAGATGTTGGGTTTCTTTAGAGATGTTGACTTTGTTGACTTATGATAAAGATTAAATAGCTTTCAGATTGTctatttatcatgaataattcCTATTTGTTATAATATTAACCAAATGACAACTGATTTCCCTTCTTTGCCGGTCCTTTCAAGACTGTCTCTCAACAAATAAGAAGCTACTGACTTAGAATAAGATTTTAACCTTGGAAATTACATCATTTCTAATACTGTAGATAAAAGAAACGGATAAAACTATTTGTTTGACTACTGAAGGGAATTTTTTTGTCACTGAGTATTCCTTTTAAACCTTGTTTGGCTTAATGATTGTCACATGCAAGAGTATAATAAAATGTGCCGTGTGGTTTTTTAGAGATGTTTACTTTTTTTTAGAGATGTTGACTTATGATAAGATTAAATAGCTTTCAGGTTGTgtatttatcatgaataatttCCAATTTGTTATAATATTAACCAAATGAAAACTGATTTTCCTTCTTTACCGGTCCTTTCAAGACCGTCTCTCAACAAATAAGAAGCAACTGACTTAGAATAAGATTTTACCCTTGAAAATTACAGCATTTATAATACTGTAGATAAACCTATTGCCCCAAAATTTTAGGCACAACAAACTCGTTCAGGCAACCTTGATTTACTGAAACTCGACGACATTGACATAGCTAGTTAGGACTAAAAGCTAATGCGAAAGAGCAACTGAAAGTCTAAGAATAAGCTGCATTGGCATGACTTAGCAGAATCAACGTTGTAAACTCAGTAAGACATACCTAATTCATGCCACCACAACAGCACTGGGAGCTAGAGGTCTGTTTTTGCATCTTCAGTAATCCGtatcattgtttttttttttcctgaacaAACAAGCACCCATGTCAAATCGCCAACCATAGTAGACAACCAGGTCAACCGCAACATATAAAGGTTGATAATCATATCAATCGTGAAAGTTACCAGGCCTTTTTCTCCCTTTCCCTGCAACTTGCTCACCCCTACCTGCAAGTAAGACATTCTGTTTCAAGGCTCCATATTGTTGGTCCAAGATCTGGTTGTACCGTGAGAGAAAAGGTAAAGATCGTGGAGACTCAACATTTTGGTCACATCAGAACAAAAGCATAAGAAGAAA
This sequence is a window from Spinacia oleracea cultivar Varoflay chromosome 1, BTI_SOV_V1, whole genome shotgun sequence. Protein-coding genes within it:
- the LOC110778529 gene encoding putative disease resistance protein RGA3 isoform X1: MALEFVSGFVVSSLLQELVDKIKASAADTIALAYSSDVEEELKNLEATYIKAQSLLDNVDGWDLVSSKLHQDWVADIRRACYETEDFTECLKLEFYQKGDAGFLRSYWTKWGLSSKIRDLQRNLNSLTNISDQFTARSHGVSNERYLAVVKEPMIVPDDESFRRKQDKENIIQLLLHSCSSSAVIITGMFGVGKTTLAHVIKNDSRIHHYFDHRLWVSVSGDFNMMKVLGSMLLDLQLEQIQDVNSIPSPAFPEQQYARLFQRLCKERKVLIVLDDLCNFGKPQDWEDFQSLLLDPSCVFGILITTRNPKVATTITSLSSISTASYYLQQMSDEDCGLILQKKAVLAAFNKRTRCGRSMSEAIAVQIAEKFCKGLPLIANIIAHQFSLKQDHSWPIIEDLWIMPEFRDLIFPTLRLNYSDLSFFLKNCYPYFSLFPEEYDYKKDDLIRLWLAEGYVKPQVAGFQYSDCSEYSILEELGNYFFENVLSQSILQIYHPFDQDPPMYRMHEFVHRYAQLIGSDMYLQLDEQFVGAFSFCNVKGGSSSAMTPASFTARYRNSRHLSLLGSSIPTPIWKDIERYSEGLRTILSLRENMSIGQLSYTLFLKLQSLRVLNLSGTDTNELPESIGNLKHLRLLDVSKTDIQEFPASTSDLNMLQFLKADPCPLLLQLPKKIKNLTHLLHLEVDIKSLTSMPPNIGKLTNLRTLPAFIVGKKDGYRVTELKNMKYLQGSICLTNLENVSFEGEAMESVLRNKPFLRRIELEWNRYSANQSKKILRGLKPHENLEELQITGYGGAEFPSWITSPVCNLTSIHLLRCDQCSILPTLGQLPQLKTLFIEEMHFVEIIDHRFSGIGGFGGFPSLESLKFQDMMALKKWEGLQGTQMPNLRELHITDCPNLITLPSLHLLFSLVNLEISYCPALQALPEEGLPLSMETLIIVRSDLLKQRCLPGEDDWDKIKAVRKCRECNKRNYIVSNSNELLVTVPPKVRINYFNSNQFD
- the LOC110778529 gene encoding putative disease resistance protein RGA3 isoform X2 codes for the protein MIVPDDESFRRKQDKENIIQLLLHSCSSSAVIITGMFGVGKTTLAHVIKNDSRIHHYFDHRLWVSVSGDFNMMKVLGSMLLDLQLEQIQDVNSIPSPAFPEQQYARLFQRLCKERKVLIVLDDLCNFGKPQDWEDFQSLLLDPSCVFGILITTRNPKVATTITSLSSISTASYYLQQMSDEDCGLILQKKAVLAAFNKRTRCGRSMSEAIAVQIAEKFCKGLPLIANIIAHQFSLKQDHSWPIIEDLWIMPEFRDLIFPTLRLNYSDLSFFLKNCYPYFSLFPEEYDYKKDDLIRLWLAEGYVKPQVAGFQYSDCSEYSILEELGNYFFENVLSQSILQIYHPFDQDPPMYRMHEFVHRYAQLIGSDMYLQLDEQFVGAFSFCNVKGGSSSAMTPASFTARYRNSRHLSLLGSSIPTPIWKDIERYSEGLRTILSLRENMSIGQLSYTLFLKLQSLRVLNLSGTDTNELPESIGNLKHLRLLDVSKTDIQEFPASTSDLNMLQFLKADPCPLLLQLPKKIKNLTHLLHLEVDIKSLTSMPPNIGKLTNLRTLPAFIVGKKDGYRVTELKNMKYLQGSICLTNLENVSFEGEAMESVLRNKPFLRRIELEWNRYSANQSKKILRGLKPHENLEELQITGYGGAEFPSWITSPVCNLTSIHLLRCDQCSILPTLGQLPQLKTLFIEEMHFVEIIDHRFSGIGGFGGFPSLESLKFQDMMALKKWEGLQGTQMPNLRELHITDCPNLITLPSLHLLFSLVNLEISYCPALQALPEEGLPLSMETLIIVRSDLLKQRCLPGEDDWDKIKAVRKCRECNKRNYIVSNSNELLVTVPPKVRINYFNSNQFD